The Klebsiella aerogenes KCTC 2190 region ACGCCGGGCTTGCTTAATAGCCAGGCCAGCGCCACCTGCGCGCGGTTGGCGTCTAACTCCTCAGCCACTTCCTCCAGCTTCTGCGCAATCTGCTCATCATTGGCGTCGGTGGCGCTATACAGCGATTTGCCGAATTCATCGGAGACGAGACGCGCGGTCGTTTCTCCCCATGGTCGTGTTAGTCGACCGCGCGCCAGCGGGCTCCACGGCATGACCGCAATCCCTTTGCGCTGGCAGAGCGGCAGCATCTCGTTTTCTTCTTCGCGATAAATCAGGTTGTAGTGATCCTGCATGGTGACGAAGCGTGCCCAATTGTTCTGTTCCTGCAGGGCGAGCGCCTGGGCGAACTGGCGGGCATGCATTGATGATGCGCCGATATAGCGCGCTTTCCCGGCGCGTACGATGTCGCTGAGCGCCTCCAGCGTCTCTTCGATGGGCGTGGAGTAATCCCAGCGGTGGATCTGCAACAGGTCGACATAGTCCATTCCCAGGCGACGCAGGCTATCGTCAATGGATCGCATGATTTGCGCGCGAGACAGCCCCTGCGGCAGATCGCCGACCTGATGATAAACTTTGGTGGCGACGATCACCGAATCGCGGCGAGCATACTCCCGCAGCGCGCGGCCGAGGATCTCTTCGCTGCTGCCGTCGGAGTAGTTGTTCGAGGTATCGAAGAAGTTAATTCCGCCTTCCAGCGCACGTTTAATCAGCGGACGGCTACTCTCTTCTGGCAGCGTCCAGGCATGATTGCCGCGGTCAGGTTCGCCGAAGGTCATGCAGCCGAGACAGAGTCGGGAAACGCGAAGATGGGTATCGCCAAGAGGAATGTAGTGCATAAGACGCTCCTGCTACTTTAAAAGGTATCCTTTAAGCATAGCAGGAGCGGTATGGGCAATTATGCCAACCAGTCGCGGATTTTGGCTTCGATACCGGCGGCATCCAGGCCGAGGTCGGCGCGAACTTCTTCCTGAGTCCCCTGCGGGATAAAGAAGTCCGGCAGACCGATATTCAGCACCGGCACCGCGCGACGGTGGGCCATCAACAGCTCGTTTACGCCGCTGCCAGCGCCGCCCATGATAGCGTTCTCTTCAAGGGTGACCAGCACTTCGTGATCGGCGGCAAGCTGCAGGATCAGCGCCTCATCAAGCGGTTTCACAAAACGCATATCGACCAGCGTCGCATTGAGTTTTTCCGCAACCTGAGCGGCTTCCGGCAGTAAAGTCCCGAAGTTAAGGATCGCCAGCTTCTCGCCGTTTCTTTTCACCACGCCTTTCCCGAGCGGCAGCGGCGCCAGTGGTTCTAGTTCCGCGCCGGTACCTGTGCCGCGCGGATAGCGTACCGCGCTAGGGCCATCGTTATAGTGGTATCCGGTGTAGAGCATCTGGCGACATTCATTTTCGTCGCTCGGGGTCATGATCACCATTTCCGGAATGCAGCGCAGGAAGGAGAGATCGAACGCTCCCTGGTGGGTCTGACCGTCGGCGCCGACGATGCCCGCACGATCGATTGCAAACAGCACCGGCAGCTTTTGAATGGCGACGTCATGGATCACCTGATCGTAAGCGCGCTGCAGGAAGGTGGAATAGATCGCCACGATCGGCTTATAGCCGCCAATCGCCATCCCGGCGGCAAAGGTCACCGCGTGCTGTTCGGCAATCGCGACATCGAAATAGCGATCGGGGAATTTTTTCGAGAACTCGACCATCCCGGACCCTTCACGCATCGCCGGGGTGACTGCCATCAGTTTGTCGTCTTTGGCCGCGGTTTCGCACAGCCAGTCTCCAAAGATTTTCGAATAGGAAGGCAGGCCGCCGCTGCTTTTCGGCAGCACGCCGCTGGTGTGATCGAATTTCGGTACCGCGTGGAAGGTGATGGGATCTTTTTCCGCCGGTTCATATCCACGGCCTTTTTTGGTCATGATATGCAGGAACTGCGGCCCTTTCAGGTCGCGCATATTTTTCAGCGTATTGACCAGACCCAGCACATCGTGGCCATCTACCGGGCCGATGTAGTTAAAGCCCATCTCTTCAAACAGCGTGCCGGGCACCACCATACCTTTAATATGCTCTTCGGTACGTTTAAGCAGTTCTTTAATCGGCGGTACGCCGGAGAAGACTTTTTTGCCGCCTTCACGCAGCGAGGAATACAGCTTGCCGGACAGCAGCTGCGCCAGGTGATTATTCAGCGCCCCGACGTTTTCTGAAATCGACATTTCATTGTCGTTCAGCACCACCAGCATGTCTGGTTTGATATCGCCCGCGTGGTTCATCGCCTCAAACGCCATCCCGGCGGTGATAGCCCCATCGCCGATGACGCAAACGGTGCGCCGCTGTTTGCCTTCTTTTTCGGCGGCAATAGCCACACCAATACCCGCGGAGATAGAGGTAGAAGAGTGGCCAACGCTCAGTACGTCATATTCGCTTTCGCCGCGCCACGGGAACGGATGCAGGCCGCCTTTCTGGCGGATAGTGCCGATTTTGTCGCGGCGGCCGGTGAGAATTTTGTGCGGGTAAGCCTGGTGGCCGACATCCCAAATTAAGCGGTCGAACGGCGTGTTGTAGACATAGTGCAGCGCCACGGTCAGTTCAACCGTGCCAAGGCCAGAGGCAAAATGGCCGCTTGAGCGGCTCACGCTGTCCAGAAGATAGCGGCGCAGCTCATCGCAAAGCTTGGGCAG contains the following coding sequences:
- a CDS encoding aldo/keto reductase, coding for MHYIPLGDTHLRVSRLCLGCMTFGEPDRGNHAWTLPEESSRPLIKRALEGGINFFDTSNNYSDGSSEEILGRALREYARRDSVIVATKVYHQVGDLPQGLSRAQIMRSIDDSLRRLGMDYVDLLQIHRWDYSTPIEETLEALSDIVRAGKARYIGASSMHARQFAQALALQEQNNWARFVTMQDHYNLIYREEENEMLPLCQRKGIAVMPWSPLARGRLTRPWGETTARLVSDEFGKSLYSATDANDEQIAQKLEEVAEELDANRAQVALAWLLSKPGVAAPIIGASRQEQLDELLHAVDLTLTPEQIDKLEAPYRPHPIVGFK
- the dxs gene encoding 1-deoxy-D-xylulose-5-phosphate synthase produces the protein MSFDIAKYPTLALVDSTQELRLLPKDSLPKLCDELRRYLLDSVSRSSGHFASGLGTVELTVALHYVYNTPFDRLIWDVGHQAYPHKILTGRRDKIGTIRQKGGLHPFPWRGESEYDVLSVGHSSTSISAGIGVAIAAEKEGKQRRTVCVIGDGAITAGMAFEAMNHAGDIKPDMLVVLNDNEMSISENVGALNNHLAQLLSGKLYSSLREGGKKVFSGVPPIKELLKRTEEHIKGMVVPGTLFEEMGFNYIGPVDGHDVLGLVNTLKNMRDLKGPQFLHIMTKKGRGYEPAEKDPITFHAVPKFDHTSGVLPKSSGGLPSYSKIFGDWLCETAAKDDKLMAVTPAMREGSGMVEFSKKFPDRYFDVAIAEQHAVTFAAGMAIGGYKPIVAIYSTFLQRAYDQVIHDVAIQKLPVLFAIDRAGIVGADGQTHQGAFDLSFLRCIPEMVIMTPSDENECRQMLYTGYHYNDGPSAVRYPRGTGTGAELEPLAPLPLGKGVVKRNGEKLAILNFGTLLPEAAQVAEKLNATLVDMRFVKPLDEALILQLAADHEVLVTLEENAIMGGAGSGVNELLMAHRRAVPVLNIGLPDFFIPQGTQEEVRADLGLDAAGIEAKIRDWLA